The following DNA comes from Erigeron canadensis isolate Cc75 chromosome 3, C_canadensis_v1, whole genome shotgun sequence.
catttagataaactacaaattaaaaatcctaatagttattatccaaatatattattatattaattaatattaatattaatttgtagaaaaagtctcattaatttacacttttttttttgttttccatcaatagtttacactttttagccctgaatacttaatttataattatttttagttttttagccatcaacttgaaagaattttttaaaatttacaatcatttaattaaataaaaaaaattaacatatgaaatattttctgcaaaaaattatttgaaaacctaatgacttattaataaatattagaagagtcctaattgttatcaaagaatataaaaacaatcctaattgttatcgcATTATCATAAAACAagtaattgaaaataaacatatgcgtgttatgaaagcgtatcatgattaaatacatatacttgaatgtcaagttcgggatcacaaatatgtttatattttaattcttaattatttttcctaataatatcatattatgagtacatctgtttcaaaatatattataatggagaaattattatatatagcatgtgccttatgaaatgactacggcaaacaaattccatcaatatgtctaggctaataatgacagtgaggaacctatgattattgtactacaacttgcaaaatataacacttaaaaccgtgtttttttaaaaatgtaagcttttatgacttaaatgtatgaagatctaatattgttaaatcgtaaatctcgtgtccagtgttggacacgggtttaaaatctagtatCAATTTAAGTCAACATACTTTGATatacgattttttttttgtaagttggtaaaattaaaattataatttcatTCCATATTTGATTGAGAAAATAGAATTCAGATTTCATTATATGGCCAATTTCGTTCGCAATGGAAAAGTTTTGAAATCCTTTAAATTCAATTATATGAAAGAATTTAGGACTCTTGGCAAATTGGACGAAAACTTTAGACTTATAACAAAATTGAAAACTTggtaaacttttagtttttttctataCATTTGGTTGGTATACGACTCAAGAAAACCTCACAATCAAGTAAACCTCACAGTATAACAGTGCTCCGAATAGTCTAAAAGGCAATGGAGACCCTCACTGTCTGTTTTTGTCAAAGTTTTAACccaaaaaaaagtgttttttgtTCCGACCCATAAAGCTATTTGAGAATTTgcccattaaaaaaaacagacGCTGAGGGAGTCGAGCAGAAGCATCACCGAATGTGCAAATTCTCTAAAAGCAAGATATTGTCCACAAGTAATGAAAAAAGAAACTCTAAAAGCAGAAAGCACAATATCTTGCTACGTAAATTTGAATGAACAGAAACATCATGAGGGAGTCGAGCAcgttaaagaaaataaaagattaaaaaaaaaaaaaaacacatctgACTTAATTGGTTTTGTCAAAAATCAACAGCAGCCGCCGGAAAAGGGCTTtggttaattatttttgttCCATTTTGACAATCCAAAAAGCAGCCACTGGTCCTTTTCTTTTATGAGTATTCATTTTCCTATTATGTTTTCATTAATACTCCTATGACTTTTAAGTTTGTTAGTCAAATTATGGACCAAGTCTTTTGGGGCCAAGTGTTTTTGTCCCaaattgttatatcttgttGTCGATAATAGTATGGTTGTGTTATTATTTCCATGATtatatgaatttaattgttGTAAACATTCTGCTTgttcatgatatatatacacacatacatatatgttatcAATTTTGTAAATGTATATTGCAACGTTAACAAGAGTAGTAGTATTTTGAACATGGTTTGTACAAGAATCACCAAGGTGTTATTTGCCTTACATGTTGTTGTTCTTTGTTCATTGGTAATAACTTGTACAAATTCTGTCAATACCTTGTTTACAAATCAATCCATTAAACACGGTGAAACCATCGTTTCACCAAAAGAAACATTTGAACTTGGTTTCTTTACTACTACTCGTAACTCCACAAATTATTATGTCGGAATTTGGTACAAGAAAATATCCAACAAGACCAGGACTGTTGTTTGGGTAGCCAACAGAAACACACCACTCACCGATAACTCCTCCAAGCTAACTCTCACTGTCCATGGAGCTTTAACAATCCAGGACGCAATGAACAATGAGGTATGGTCATCCGAAAACTCATCAACGAGGTCAGTGAGGAATCGGCCGTTTGGTCAGCTTCTAGAAACCGGCAACTTTATAATTAACGAAGAAGCTGATATCAAACAAGAAAATCCTATATGGCAAAGTTTTGACTATATTACTGACACTTTACTTCCAGGAATGAAACATGGCTGGAATTTGGTTACCGGGTTTGAAAGACACTACACGGCTTGGAAATCCAGCGAGGATCCTGCTGCTGGTGAGTTTTCCTGCTGGCTTGATAAGAAAGGTTACCCTCAGACGATTGTAACAAATGGCGCGGGAGTAAAGTTCAGAGCCGGTCCTTGGAATGGAGTCAGGTTTAGCGGAGTTCAAGTACTTAAAACCAACAAAATTTTCAGCTTTGAGTTTGTTataaaccaaaaagaagtttaCTACCAATATAATCTCTTAACCGATTCAGCTTACACAAGATTGGTGCTTCAGCCTAGTGGTAATTTGGAGCGTTTGATATGGATTGATAGCAAGCAAGAATGGAATATTTTTTGGGCACTAGAGAAGGATCATTGTGACCATTACAATGTGTGTGGCCCGTTTGGGAGCTGCGACATTAACAACAATCCTGTTTGTGATTGTTTGAAGGGGTTTGAACCCACTTCACCAGAACAGTGGAGGGTTAATGATTGGTCACTAGGGTGTCGACGTATGACCCCTTTGAATTGTGGACTTGGGGAAGGGTTCAAGAAGTACTCAAATTTGAAGTTACCAGACACTCACGGGTCTTGGTATAACCAGTCCATGACTACTGATGAATGTGAAAGGATGTGTAAAAGCAATTGTTCCTGCACTGCTTatacaaattcaaatatttCTGGGCCTGGGAGTGGTTGTCTTCTATGGTTTGGTGACCTAATTGATATCAGAAGTTTTGACGAAAATGGGGACAGTCTTTACATACGATTTCCATCTTCAGAGCTaggtaaaaaaaatcattagtttATTTTTCTTACCCATATTATTTGACTATATATGCATGTCTAATGAGATGTTTTGACATACACTCAACAGAAAGCTCAGGTGCTGGGAGACGAGTACGAGTTATTGTCCCTATAGCCTCTGCAGTTCTGTTTTTACTAGTCACTTTATATTTGCTTTATTGGTCTAAAAGGACCAGGCAAAAGCAAGAAGGTAGGAGCTGAGGTTAAATACCAAGTGTCATCTGCTAAATGTCAAACCCTCTACTCATTCATGGGTTGGGTCGGCTACTTCGATATGTTTTATCTCTATCTTAAGGATGAAAGCATATAACTTAAGGAAACGGGTCAAACTGTTCCCAAAAGTGTATTTGGACTGCATAAGATCAATTATCAAAAAGAGAAACACTTCTTTTAACCATATTAGGGGTCATTTGATTCAAAGATTTCAAAGGAATTTGACGGAAAGGAATTTAGAAAAGTTATTGTTTTGATCCGTAACCTTAGCTACCCACCCATTTTTCCACTTCAATGTATTAGTTATCCTATTTAATGAAGATAAGATATTATCCATTTCTGCAGGGACAAATGGAAACGAGTCTGGACATGATCGTGAAAATAATAACGTTAAGGATCTAGAGCTACTGCTATTCGGCTTGCCTACACTAATCAAAGCTACCAACAATTTTTCAGTGACAAATAAGCTTGGAGAGGGCGGTTTTGGACCTGTTTACAAGGTGTGAATTGAACCCAGGAAGTTCTGTGTAGTACATCTGATTATTGCAATTAACAATCTAATTTGTCCAAAATGAAATAACTAATAAAACATGTCATCTTTGGAGTTTCATAAAAGGATTTTTATATTTCAGGGTGTACTTGAAGATGGACAGGAAATAGCAGTGAAGCGGCTAGCGAAAGCATCCAATCAAGGACTTCCCGAATTCAAGAATGAAGTCATGTTAATATCTAAATTGCAACACCGAAATCTCGTCAAGCTCCTGGGATGGTGCATCAAGGGAGATGAAAAGATGTTGATATATGAATACATGCCAAATAAAGGACTTGACACCTTCATATTTGGTAAATGCAATCAAAAATTCGTAATAAGGGATcgataataatatgaaataatAGTGAATGGGTTGGTGGCACATTGGTAAGGTTTTAGACCTTGGGAAAATCAaccagggttcgaatctcactttctacatttgtaggagtggattattaggggctgcccggggggggggggggggggtcctTTTTCTGCGTTTGAGTTACACACTATTATTAAGAGAGACACAACTGAAAAGTTTGCAAGTTAActgaaagaaaaatgaaacggtTACAAATAGACAAGTAAAAAAGGTGTCATTTcaataataaatcaaattaataaacatataaactGAAATTAAAATGATCTACAGATAATAATCAAAGCAAACTACTTGATTGGTCTGCGCGTTACCGCATTATCAATGGAATTGCTCGTGGGCTTCTTTATCTTCACCAGGACTCTCGACTCAGAATCATCCATAGAGATCTGAAAGTCAGTAATATTTTGCTTGACGCGGATATGAACCCAAAGATATCAGATTTTGGTATGGCTAGAAGCTTTGGAGGAAATCAAAATGAGGCAAACACAACGAGAGTGGTTGGAACATAGTGAGATTCATTGACCATAACCTCATATTCCACATTATTTTTTGTACTAATCAAACACATTAACTTAAATTTCTGCAGTGGC
Coding sequences within:
- the LOC122591744 gene encoding G-type lectin S-receptor-like serine/threonine-protein kinase At4g27290 — translated: MVCTRITKVLFALHVVVLCSLVITCTNSVNTLFTNQSIKHGETIVSPKETFELGFFTTTRNSTNYYVGIWYKKISNKTRTVVWVANRNTPLTDNSSKLTLTVHGALTIQDAMNNEVWSSENSSTRSVRNRPFGQLLETGNFIINEEADIKQENPIWQSFDYITDTLLPGMKHGWNLVTGFERHYTAWKSSEDPAAGEFSCWLDKKGYPQTIVTNGAGVKFRAGPWNGVRFSGVQVLKTNKIFSFEFVINQKEVYYQYNLLTDSAYTRLVLQPSGNLERLIWIDSKQEWNIFWALEKDHCDHYNVCGPFGSCDINNNPVCDCLKGFEPTSPEQWRVNDWSLGCRRMTPLNCGLGEGFKKYSNLKLPDTHGSWYNQSMTTDECERMCKSNCSCTAYTNSNISGPGSGCLLWFGDLIDIRSFDENGDSLYIRFPSSELESSGAGRRVRVIVPIASAVLFLLVTLYLLYWSKRTRQKQEATHPFFHFNVLVILFNEDKILSISAGTNGNESGHDRENNNVKDLELLLFGLPTLIKATNNFSVTNKLGEGGFGPVYKGVLEDGQEIAVKRLAKASNQGLPEFKNEVMLISKLQHRNLVKLLGWCIKGDEKMLIYEYMPNKGLDTFIFDNNQSKLLDWSARYRIINGIARGLLYLHQDSRLRIIHRDLKVSNILLDADMNPKISDFGMARSFGGNQNEANTTRVVGTYGYMSPEYAGNGIFSIKSDVYSFGVLMLELVCGEKNRGFVHKEHSNSLIGHVWVLHKEGRSLELVAMCSYESINASQVLRSIHVGLLCVQRRPEDRPPMTSVIMMLGSENPLPSPQKPGFFIETDIEDTTHSSSSCGTSSTNELSITMLDGR